A single region of the Mycobacterium lentiflavum genome encodes:
- the mnmA gene encoding tRNA 2-thiouridine(34) synthase MnmA, whose amino-acid sequence MKVLAAMSGGVDSSVAAARMVDAGHDVVGVHLALSSAPGTLRTGSRGCCSKEDASDARRVADVLGIPFYVWDFAEKFAEDVIDDFVSSYARGETPNPCVRCNQRIKFAALSARALALGFDTVVTGHYARLSQGRLRRAVDHDKDQSYVLAVLTAEQLRHAAFPIGDTPKPQIRAEAARRGLAVADKPDSHDICFIPSGDTRAFLGERIAVRRGNVVGADGAVLANHDGVHGFTIGQRKGLGIAGPGPDGLPRYVTAIDADTATVHVGSAADLEVHALTGRDPVFTAGAEPQGPIECVVQVRAHGETASAVAELVGEQLCVRLRVPLRGVACGQTVVLYRPDSAGDEVLGSATIAGTSR is encoded by the coding sequence GTGAAAGTTCTTGCCGCAATGAGCGGAGGCGTCGATTCGTCGGTCGCCGCCGCTCGGATGGTCGATGCCGGGCACGACGTGGTCGGCGTGCACCTGGCGCTGTCGTCGGCACCCGGCACGCTGCGCACCGGTTCGCGGGGCTGCTGCTCGAAGGAGGACGCCTCCGATGCGCGCCGTGTGGCAGACGTCCTCGGAATCCCGTTTTATGTCTGGGATTTCGCGGAGAAGTTCGCCGAAGACGTGATCGACGATTTCGTCTCGTCGTACGCACGCGGCGAGACGCCCAACCCCTGCGTGCGCTGCAACCAGCGCATCAAGTTCGCGGCGCTTTCGGCGCGCGCCCTGGCATTGGGTTTCGACACGGTCGTCACCGGACACTACGCCCGGCTGTCGCAGGGTCGGCTGCGCCGCGCCGTCGACCACGACAAGGATCAGTCCTATGTGCTGGCCGTGCTGACCGCAGAGCAGTTGCGCCACGCCGCTTTTCCGATCGGGGACACCCCCAAGCCGCAGATCCGCGCGGAGGCGGCTCGTCGTGGCCTGGCCGTCGCCGACAAGCCGGACAGCCATGACATCTGCTTCATCCCGTCGGGGGACACTCGCGCTTTTCTGGGGGAGCGCATCGCCGTTCGCCGGGGGAACGTGGTGGGTGCCGACGGTGCGGTGCTGGCCAATCACGATGGCGTGCACGGTTTCACGATCGGTCAGCGCAAGGGTTTGGGCATCGCCGGTCCGGGGCCGGATGGTCTGCCGCGCTACGTGACGGCCATCGATGCCGACACCGCGACGGTGCATGTGGGCAGTGCCGCCGACCTCGAGGTGCATGCGCTGACGGGACGGGATCCGGTATTCACCGCCGGAGCCGAACCGCAGGGTCCCATCGAGTGCGTCGTGCAGGTGCGGGCCCACGGTGAAACCGCGAGTGCGGTCGCCGAACTGGTCGGCGAGCAGCTTTGCGTGCGGTTGCGCGTCCCGCTGCGTGGGGTGGCTTGCGGGCAGACCGTCGTGCTGTATCGCCCTGACTCGGCCGGCGACGAGGTACTCGGCAGCGCCACCATCGCCGGCACGTCGCGCTGA
- a CDS encoding DUF4190 domain-containing protein: MNENQVAQQDVRTNGLAIAAFVLSIMGMYASPILSGILALVGMRQVKQRGEQGFAFAVTALAVSAAVTALHVAMWIQCGHADFELETTAHW; encoded by the coding sequence ATGAACGAGAACCAGGTCGCACAGCAAGATGTGCGGACCAACGGCCTTGCCATTGCCGCTTTCGTGCTCAGCATCATGGGCATGTACGCCAGCCCGATCCTGAGCGGTATTCTCGCCCTCGTCGGAATGCGGCAGGTCAAGCAGCGCGGCGAGCAGGGTTTCGCGTTCGCGGTCACCGCGCTGGCGGTCTCGGCGGCCGTCACCGCCCTGCATGTCGCGATGTGGATCCAGTGCGGGCACGCGGACTTCGAATTGGAGACCACGGCACACTGGTGA
- a CDS encoding sensor domain-containing protein encodes MCGAVVLTAACTRVVAGTALPGFTGGAKGINGVNVDTILLDQSRMQAITGAGEHLSIIPSMDGRTPVDIDTLADTTPRACRFLFAETATFGPDIEEFHKTTFQDPPDGALISEGAAAYRDGATAQRAFTALVSTVTDCANGSAGQVFVGDWKADAASLHLGPGGCGRDYRVLSVALLEVTFCGFPQSVSDIVMTNIVANFPR; translated from the coding sequence ATGTGTGGCGCGGTGGTGCTGACTGCGGCGTGCACTCGGGTGGTGGCCGGCACGGCACTGCCGGGGTTTACCGGCGGCGCCAAGGGCATCAACGGGGTCAATGTCGACACCATCCTGCTGGACCAGTCGCGGATGCAGGCGATCACCGGCGCCGGCGAGCACCTGTCGATCATTCCGTCGATGGACGGACGCACCCCGGTCGACATCGACACCCTCGCCGACACCACGCCGCGCGCCTGCCGGTTCCTGTTCGCCGAGACCGCGACGTTCGGTCCCGACATCGAAGAGTTCCACAAGACCACGTTCCAGGATCCGCCCGACGGCGCCCTGATCTCTGAGGGCGCCGCGGCCTATCGCGATGGCGCGACCGCGCAGCGCGCCTTCACCGCTTTGGTCTCGACCGTCACCGACTGCGCCAATGGCTCGGCCGGTCAGGTGTTCGTCGGCGACTGGAAAGCGGATGCCGCCTCGCTGCATCTGGGACCGGGGGGCTGCGGCCGCGACTACCGGGTGTTGTCGGTGGCGCTGCTAGAGGTCACCTTCTGCGGCTTCCCGCAGTCGGTGTCCGACATCGTGATGACGAACATAGTCGCCAACTTCCCGCGGTAA
- a CDS encoding methionine synthase has translation MSIFASPFAQASGVGSWPGTAVRPSTEVVVGELAAAMAHLVELPARGVGADLLGRAGALLIDVAIDTVPRGYRITARPGAVTRRAVSLLDEDMDALEEAWETAGLRGGGRVVKVQAPGPITLAAGLELSNGHRAITDPGAVRDLTASLAEGVAAQRAVLSRRLDTPVVVQLDEPSLPAALGGQLSGVTALSPVAALDESVAQGLLDTCAQTVGAEVVLHSCAAGLPWDLLARSAISAISVDAATLGTADLDGIAAFVESGRAVMLGVVAATAPDRPPAAEEVAAAVVAVTDRLGFGRSALRERIGVTPACGLANATPQWARTAIELARKAAEAFAQDPDAIED, from the coding sequence GTGAGCATTTTCGCCTCTCCCTTCGCACAGGCCAGCGGCGTGGGTTCATGGCCCGGCACCGCGGTACGGCCGTCGACGGAGGTCGTCGTCGGTGAGTTGGCGGCCGCGATGGCTCACCTTGTCGAGCTGCCCGCCAGGGGAGTGGGCGCCGACCTGCTAGGGCGAGCCGGCGCGCTGCTGATCGATGTGGCGATCGACACCGTGCCGCGCGGTTACCGCATCACCGCCCGGCCCGGCGCGGTGACCCGCCGGGCCGTCAGTCTCCTCGATGAGGACATGGATGCCCTCGAGGAAGCCTGGGAGACAGCGGGCCTGCGCGGGGGCGGACGGGTGGTCAAGGTGCAGGCGCCGGGCCCGATCACGCTGGCCGCCGGGTTGGAACTGTCCAACGGCCACCGGGCAATCACCGACCCGGGCGCGGTGCGCGACCTGACGGCGTCGCTGGCCGAGGGCGTCGCCGCCCAGCGTGCCGTGTTGTCGCGCCGCCTCGACACACCGGTAGTCGTGCAACTCGACGAGCCGTCGTTGCCCGCCGCGCTGGGTGGGCAGCTGAGCGGCGTCACCGCGCTGAGTCCGGTTGCCGCGCTCGACGAGTCGGTGGCTCAAGGCCTGCTCGACACCTGCGCGCAGACGGTAGGCGCCGAGGTGGTGCTGCACAGTTGCGCGGCCGGACTACCGTGGGATCTCTTGGCGCGCAGCGCAATTAGCGCAATATCGGTCGACGCCGCAACACTGGGGACCGCCGACCTGGACGGGATCGCGGCGTTCGTCGAATCGGGTCGCGCGGTGATGCTCGGGGTGGTCGCTGCTACCGCTCCGGACCGCCCGCCCGCTGCCGAAGAGGTGGCCGCGGCCGTCGTCGCGGTGACCGATCGGCTCGGATTCGGCCGCTCGGCGCTGCGCGAGCGCATCGGCGTCACTCCGGCATGTGGTCTGGCCAACGCGACGCCGCAATGGGCCCGCACCGCGATCGAGCTGGCCCGCAAGGCCGCCGAGGCGTTCGCCCAGGACCCTGACGCCATCGAGGACTGA
- the ligA gene encoding NAD-dependent DNA ligase LigA, which yields MSSPEADPVPPEVRRQWRELADEVREHQFRYYVRDAPVISDADFDDLLKRLGALEEQYPELRTPDSPTQLVGGAGFATDFTPAEHLERMLSLDNVFSTEEFDGWAARVHAEVGLPGSQDVPFLCELKIDGVALALVYRGGRLVRAATRGDGRTGEDVTNNARTIEDVPERLTASGEYPIPDVLEVRGEVFFRVADFEALNAALVEDGKVPFANPRNSAAGSLRQKDPAVTARRKLRMICHGVGHAEGFRPASLHDAYLALGAWGLPVSGHTARVPNVDGALERIAYWGEHRHDVDHEIDGVVVKVDDFALQRRLGSTSRAPRWAIAYKYPPQEVQTKLLDIRVNVGRTGRVTPFAVMVPVKVAGSTVEMATLHNAAEVKRKGVLIGDTVVIRKAGDVIPEVLGPVADLRDGTEREFVMPTHCPECGTELAPAKEGDADIRCPNSRSCPAQLRERVFHVAGRGAFDIEGLGYEAAIALLAAEVITDEGDLFTLTEDDLLRTELFTTKAGTLSANGKRLLANLDKAKAQPLWRVLVALSIRHVGPTAARALATEFGSLDAITSASTEELAAVEGVGPTIAAAVTEWFTVDWHRAIVDKWRAAGVRMADERDASTPRTLAGLSIVVTGSLNGFSRDEAKEAIVARGGKAAGSVSKNTAYVVAGDSPGSKYDKAVELGVPILDEDGFRRLLADGPTADSTPD from the coding sequence GTGAGTTCGCCAGAAGCTGACCCGGTGCCGCCCGAGGTTCGGCGTCAATGGCGTGAGCTGGCCGACGAGGTGCGTGAGCACCAGTTCCGCTACTACGTGCGCGATGCGCCGGTCATCTCCGACGCCGATTTCGACGACCTCCTCAAGCGGCTGGGCGCTCTCGAGGAGCAGTATCCCGAGCTGCGCACGCCCGATTCGCCGACGCAGCTGGTCGGCGGCGCGGGATTTGCCACCGACTTCACCCCGGCCGAGCACCTGGAACGGATGCTGTCGCTGGACAACGTGTTCAGCACCGAGGAGTTCGACGGGTGGGCCGCCCGCGTCCACGCCGAGGTGGGCCTCCCCGGTTCGCAAGACGTGCCCTTCCTGTGCGAGCTCAAGATCGACGGCGTCGCGCTGGCTCTGGTGTACCGCGGTGGCCGGCTGGTCCGCGCTGCCACCCGCGGTGACGGCCGCACCGGCGAGGACGTCACGAACAACGCGCGCACCATCGAGGATGTCCCGGAACGGCTGACGGCCAGCGGCGAGTATCCGATCCCCGACGTCCTCGAGGTCCGCGGCGAGGTGTTCTTCCGGGTCGCCGACTTCGAGGCGCTCAACGCCGCGCTGGTCGAGGACGGCAAGGTCCCGTTCGCCAACCCGCGCAACAGCGCCGCGGGATCGCTGCGCCAGAAGGATCCCGCGGTCACCGCTCGCCGCAAGCTGCGGATGATCTGCCACGGCGTCGGGCACGCCGAGGGGTTTCGGCCGGCCAGCCTGCACGACGCCTACCTGGCACTCGGCGCCTGGGGACTGCCCGTCTCCGGCCACACCGCCCGGGTCCCCAACGTCGACGGTGCGCTGGAGCGGATCGCCTATTGGGGCGAGCACCGCCACGACGTCGATCACGAAATCGACGGTGTCGTGGTCAAAGTCGACGACTTCGCACTGCAGCGCAGGCTGGGGTCGACCTCGCGAGCGCCGCGTTGGGCGATCGCGTACAAGTACCCGCCGCAAGAGGTGCAAACCAAGCTACTCGATATCCGGGTGAACGTCGGGCGGACCGGACGCGTCACACCGTTCGCGGTCATGGTGCCGGTCAAGGTCGCGGGTTCGACGGTCGAAATGGCCACCCTGCACAACGCCGCCGAGGTCAAGCGCAAGGGCGTGCTGATCGGCGACACCGTGGTGATCCGCAAGGCCGGCGACGTGATTCCCGAAGTGCTCGGCCCGGTCGCCGATCTGCGCGACGGCACCGAACGCGAATTCGTGATGCCCACGCACTGTCCCGAATGCGGCACCGAGCTGGCCCCGGCCAAGGAGGGCGACGCCGACATCCGCTGCCCCAACTCCCGATCCTGCCCAGCGCAGTTGCGGGAGAGAGTATTTCACGTCGCCGGCCGCGGCGCCTTCGACATCGAAGGGCTTGGCTACGAGGCCGCTATCGCGTTGCTGGCCGCCGAGGTGATCACCGACGAGGGAGACCTGTTCACCCTCACCGAAGACGACCTTTTGCGCACCGAACTGTTCACCACCAAGGCCGGCACACTGTCGGCTAACGGTAAGCGGCTGCTGGCCAACCTCGACAAGGCCAAGGCGCAACCGCTGTGGCGAGTGCTGGTGGCGCTGTCGATCCGGCACGTCGGCCCGACCGCCGCGCGTGCCCTGGCAACCGAATTCGGCAGCCTCGACGCGATCACGTCGGCGTCGACCGAGGAGCTGGCCGCGGTCGAGGGCGTCGGGCCGACCATCGCCGCCGCGGTCACCGAATGGTTCACCGTCGACTGGCACCGCGCGATCGTCGACAAGTGGCGGGCGGCCGGCGTGCGGATGGCCGACGAGCGCGACGCGAGCACGCCGCGCACGCTGGCCGGGCTGAGCATCGTGGTCACCGGGTCGCTGAACGGGTTCTCGCGCGACGAGGCCAAGGAGGCGATCGTGGCCCGTGGCGGCAAGGCCGCGGGTTCGGTGTCGAAGAACAC